In Paenibacillus ihbetae, the following are encoded in one genomic region:
- a CDS encoding TetR/AcrR family transcriptional regulator, whose protein sequence is MNKFEIRTRQKKDAIIHAALKLFKEKGFIHVSIKDIAEESGVSSVSLYNYFGSKEGVVKECANVLMQHTIRRAKELLNQNIDFRDKLSQVLEICAEQDYQLLGTPGAVEDQVLASLYSESTNQIRIELIQEFIELGRKEGAIHASVTLETLLEILSAVGTLQASWARSGNYREKMAELIQLLLYGFVGRR, encoded by the coding sequence ATGAACAAATTCGAAATCAGAACGCGGCAGAAGAAGGATGCGATCATTCATGCGGCATTAAAGCTTTTTAAAGAAAAAGGCTTCATCCATGTCAGCATCAAGGACATCGCCGAGGAATCCGGCGTATCATCGGTATCCCTGTACAACTATTTCGGCAGTAAAGAAGGGGTGGTCAAAGAATGTGCTAACGTTCTGATGCAGCATACCATCCGAAGGGCGAAGGAGCTGTTGAATCAAAATATCGACTTCAGGGACAAGCTATCCCAGGTACTGGAGATTTGTGCCGAACAGGACTATCAATTGCTTGGGACACCGGGTGCCGTTGAAGATCAGGTGCTTGCAAGCTTATATAGTGAAAGCACCAATCAAATTAGAATTGAGCTTATCCAGGAGTTTATTGAGCTGGGGAGGAAGGAGGGGGCAATTCACGCTTCGGTTACGCTGGAAACGCTCTTGGAAATATTAAGTGCCGTAGGAACGCTCCAAGCATCTTGGGCTAGATCCGGAAATTATAGAGAGAAGATGGCTGAGCTTATCCAGCTGCTCTTGTATGGTTTTGTTGGACGACGCTAA
- a CDS encoding RNA polymerase sigma factor has product MTEPSAESEIIRRIVEGEKQLFAVIVDRYKVKVYGIIRSMGLNHQDSQDIAQEAFVKIYRSLANYQDEGHFSAWVYRIVVHAVKDLQRRNRIRSASNDEGIHEPSHQHTPEQLVLQKEMQREIYRQLQELPLKYRLVLLLKYTNDLTYEEICEITGLNADQVRNAMHRGKRSLKKQIENKGGIWFETYTKG; this is encoded by the coding sequence TTGACCGAACCTTCTGCCGAATCGGAGATCATTCGTCGTATCGTCGAAGGCGAGAAGCAATTATTTGCGGTTATCGTCGATCGTTACAAAGTTAAAGTATACGGAATCATCCGGAGTATGGGGTTAAATCATCAGGATTCTCAGGACATAGCCCAGGAAGCATTTGTTAAAATCTACCGCAGCTTGGCGAACTATCAGGACGAGGGGCATTTTTCGGCCTGGGTATATAGAATCGTCGTTCATGCGGTGAAGGATCTTCAGCGCCGAAATCGAATCCGTTCTGCTTCAAATGATGAAGGCATCCATGAACCAAGCCATCAGCATACGCCTGAACAGCTTGTCCTTCAAAAGGAAATGCAGCGGGAAATCTACCGACAGCTTCAGGAATTGCCTCTTAAGTATCGATTGGTGCTGCTTCTCAAGTATACGAATGACTTGACATATGAAGAAATCTGCGAGATTACCGGATTAAACGCTGACCAAGTTCGAAATGCCATGCACAGAGGTAAAAGGAGTCTTAAGAAACAAATCGAGAACAAGGGAGGGATATGGTTTGAGACCTATACTAAAGGCTAG
- a CDS encoding ketopantoate reductase family protein, with protein MRILVYGAGVLGSYLAHELERGGHRVTMLARGRRADELEKNGNVIRHYFQFRTTVHNVRVIRELQPDDVYDLIFVVMKYPDFESVLPALAANRSRHIVLMGNNASPGQMEEYLQTHSPVPKKVAFAFLSIAGWRENGLVISVRSPRTKINIGGLGKDLSWRSVIDQALVNTKFKWSYQKDMDDWLKSHFVFILSLNFIASSYNGHLRRAAKDKKLLQLVIDAVDEGHHVLEKNGYTVTPAAQKQFARKQRKLFYFLLKILLSTPISGILLSDKAVSANETTALQHAFNQLKKRANMATPAWDELQHYSPRR; from the coding sequence ATGCGAATACTGGTTTACGGCGCAGGAGTGCTGGGCAGTTATTTAGCCCACGAGCTGGAGCGCGGAGGACACAGGGTCACGATGCTGGCCAGAGGACGGCGGGCGGATGAGCTGGAGAAGAACGGCAATGTCATCCGCCACTATTTTCAATTTCGGACCACGGTACATAACGTAAGGGTCATCCGCGAACTTCAGCCGGACGATGTTTATGACCTGATTTTTGTCGTGATGAAATACCCGGATTTCGAGTCGGTATTGCCTGCACTTGCAGCAAACCGCAGCCGCCATATCGTCTTGATGGGCAACAATGCAAGTCCAGGGCAAATGGAGGAATATTTGCAAACCCATAGTCCGGTACCCAAAAAGGTTGCATTCGCTTTTCTGTCGATCGCTGGCTGGAGAGAGAATGGTCTTGTCATAAGCGTCCGCAGCCCAAGAACCAAAATCAACATCGGAGGTTTAGGCAAGGACCTGTCTTGGCGTTCGGTAATCGACCAGGCTTTGGTTAACACCAAATTTAAGTGGTCTTATCAGAAAGATATGGATGATTGGCTGAAAAGTCATTTTGTGTTCATCTTATCCCTGAATTTCATAGCTTCTTCCTATAACGGACATTTGCGGAGAGCCGCAAAAGACAAGAAGCTCCTTCAGCTCGTGATCGATGCTGTAGATGAGGGACATCATGTGTTGGAGAAGAACGGTTATACGGTTACTCCCGCCGCTCAGAAACAATTCGCCCGCAAACAAAGAAAGCTGTTCTACTTCCTGTTAAAGATATTGCTGTCAACCCCGATTAGCGGAATCCTGTTAAGCGATAAGGCCGTATCGGCAAACGAGACGACCGCTTTACAGCACGCCTTCAATCAATTGAAGAAGCGGGCGAACATGGCCACGCCCGCTTGGGACGAGCTTCAACATTATTCCCCGCGCAGGTAG